In Geopsychrobacter electrodiphilus DSM 16401, a single window of DNA contains:
- a CDS encoding IS30 family transposase yields the protein MHYTQLTREERYQISALKTAGQSKAQMAKVLGRHKSTIGREMARNCGLRGYRPKQADGLAVSRRQEKVTCRITRESWARVEQLTREYWSPEQVSYWLRQEECLHVSPEWIYQYVLRDKRAGGDIYRYLRCQKQRKKRYGAPDRRGQLKGRVSIDERPEVVNERSRVGDWEADTVIGKQGSAVLVTLVERKTRWSMIGKAPDRTAKKVRAVIVKRLLPLASHVKTLTYDNGKEFALHLDIDEMLQSSGYFAHPYHSWERGLNENTNGLIRQFFPKGKDLAEVTDEEIQRVMNKLNNRPRKCLGFKTPNQVFFGINPPVALAN from the coding sequence ATGCACTACACACAGCTTACCCGAGAAGAAAGATATCAGATTTCCGCCTTGAAAACAGCCGGTCAATCGAAGGCGCAAATGGCCAAGGTTCTTGGCCGCCATAAATCCACCATTGGCCGGGAGATGGCACGCAATTGTGGGTTGAGAGGCTACAGACCCAAGCAGGCTGATGGTCTTGCTGTAAGTCGTCGTCAGGAAAAGGTCACTTGCCGTATCACTCGCGAGTCCTGGGCGCGCGTCGAGCAGTTGACCCGCGAATACTGGAGTCCAGAGCAGGTCAGCTATTGGCTGCGGCAGGAAGAATGTCTCCATGTTAGTCCCGAGTGGATTTATCAATATGTTCTTCGTGACAAGCGGGCTGGTGGTGACATCTACCGATATCTGCGCTGTCAGAAACAACGTAAAAAGCGTTACGGTGCGCCAGATCGTCGTGGCCAGCTCAAAGGGCGCGTTTCGATCGACGAACGACCAGAGGTGGTCAACGAACGGAGTCGAGTCGGTGATTGGGAAGCCGATACGGTCATTGGCAAACAAGGCAGCGCTGTTTTGGTTACCCTCGTGGAACGCAAGACCCGTTGGAGCATGATTGGCAAGGCACCCGATCGGACAGCAAAAAAGGTTCGGGCTGTCATAGTGAAACGATTACTACCGCTGGCCTCACACGTGAAAACGTTGACTTACGACAACGGGAAAGAGTTTGCCTTGCATCTGGACATTGACGAGATGCTTCAGTCTAGCGGTTATTTTGCGCACCCTTATCATTCGTGGGAACGCGGCTTAAACGAGAACACCAATGGCCTTATTCGCCAGTTCTTCCCAAAAGGCAAGGATCTCGCTGAAGTGACTGACGAAGAGATTCAGAGAGTGATGAACAAACTCAACAACCGCCCCAGAAAATGCCTTGGATTTAAAACCCCCAATCAGGTATTTTTTGGAATCAATCCACCGGTTGCACTAGCGAATTGA
- a CDS encoding transporter, giving the protein MKTWKYLTLRSGLLLIIPSLLFCLSTSALGASNPQFSVSLGFDFASGNYGTSQTTDSYSIPLIIGYYPSERLDFSLEIPYLYQDAGSTVSLGGTRFPMQTSGSMTGGTSGSGMGGMGSGTTTSTSQTKSQTGLGDVTLTTGYTLFPESDTTPMLRPLVYLKFPTADKNKGLGTGAFDFGAGLSVGKVFGDWSLYAEALYVTPGSTTAYNPDNYWTYQGSVRYQLTRKLDAGLALSGATAAFAGNPDELEVQLQTRYRVSQQGSIGAYLGQGLSDSSPDYTAGFYGAISF; this is encoded by the coding sequence ATGAAAACTTGGAAGTACCTGACCCTCAGGAGCGGATTACTATTGATTATCCCCAGTCTTCTCTTTTGCCTTTCAACCAGCGCACTGGGCGCATCCAACCCTCAGTTCTCGGTGAGTCTCGGGTTTGACTTTGCCAGCGGTAACTACGGCACGTCTCAGACGACCGACAGTTACAGTATCCCCCTGATCATCGGCTACTACCCCAGTGAACGTCTCGATTTCTCGCTGGAGATCCCCTATCTTTATCAGGATGCCGGTTCGACCGTTTCTCTGGGAGGGACGCGTTTCCCGATGCAGACCTCCGGGAGCATGACGGGGGGTACTTCTGGAAGTGGCATGGGCGGCATGGGTAGCGGGACAACCACCAGCACCAGCCAAACCAAATCGCAAACTGGTCTCGGAGATGTCACCCTGACGACCGGTTATACGTTGTTTCCAGAATCCGACACTACTCCGATGCTTCGTCCTCTGGTTTATCTCAAGTTCCCTACAGCTGATAAAAACAAAGGGCTCGGAACCGGCGCCTTCGATTTTGGCGCTGGGCTCAGTGTTGGCAAGGTTTTCGGCGACTGGTCCCTGTATGCCGAGGCACTCTATGTAACGCCCGGCTCGACGACGGCCTACAATCCGGATAACTACTGGACTTATCAGGGCTCCGTTCGCTACCAGTTGACCCGAAAACTGGATGCCGGGCTCGCACTCTCCGGGGCGACCGCCGCCTTTGCTGGCAATCCCGATGAGCTGGAGGTGCAGCTGCAGACCCGCTACCGGGTGTCGCAACAGGGGAGCATCGGCGCCTATCTTGGGCAGGGCTTAAGTGACAGCAGCCCCGATTATACTGCTGGATTTTACGGGGCGATCAGTTTCTAA
- a CDS encoding DUF3106 domain-containing protein produces the protein MKKIRMIIFLGMLLLPIHALGADSATQGAKEPLVSQTSEAQLLQRWQQLSPEQRQALRERYQQYQQLPPEQRQQLRQRLQRFKALDLQQQQRIQERFKRWQALSPERREQLRQTYQNFRKLTPEQRQQLRKELEQLKDLPEAERAERARQLRQNYMGGQHNMGPAGGMQRLPMRRMGH, from the coding sequence ATGAAAAAAATTCGGATGATAATCTTCCTCGGGATGTTGCTTCTGCCCATTCATGCGCTGGGCGCTGATTCAGCTACGCAGGGAGCTAAAGAACCCCTGGTTAGCCAGACCTCTGAGGCCCAACTTCTTCAGCGCTGGCAGCAGCTGTCGCCGGAGCAGCGGCAAGCCCTGCGCGAGCGTTACCAGCAGTACCAGCAGTTGCCCCCGGAGCAGCGGCAGCAATTGCGTCAACGGTTGCAGCGCTTTAAGGCACTGGATCTTCAGCAACAGCAACGGATTCAGGAACGCTTCAAGCGCTGGCAAGCCTTGTCCCCCGAACGGCGCGAGCAATTGCGTCAGACGTATCAGAACTTCAGAAAACTGACTCCAGAACAACGACAGCAACTGCGTAAGGAGCTGGAGCAGTTGAAAGATCTGCCTGAGGCCGAGCGCGCCGAGCGTGCCCGGCAACTGCGGCAAAATTACATGGGCGGCCAGCACAATATGGGACCGGCAGGGGGAATGCAACGCCTGCCGATGCGGCGTATGGGTCACTAG
- a CDS encoding anti-sigma factor family protein: MTSKTQLNACPTEQLSLFHFGDLDDADKLQVEQHLQTCSLCRSELAEIRKFLNLVPTGVPELTDGELTNFSARVMKKLPQRRRFSRPALGWALAGALVMTLTLNLRQQIEPPVPVVTTQVAEQEVLDQFELLQNLDLLENLDLLQQLASQG, encoded by the coding sequence ATGACCAGCAAAACACAATTAAACGCCTGCCCGACAGAGCAGCTCAGCCTGTTTCATTTTGGTGACCTCGATGACGCAGACAAGCTGCAGGTCGAACAACACCTGCAAACGTGTTCTCTCTGCCGTAGCGAACTTGCCGAAATACGGAAATTTTTAAATCTGGTGCCGACAGGCGTGCCCGAACTCACAGACGGTGAGCTGACGAATTTCAGTGCCCGCGTTATGAAAAAGTTGCCTCAGCGGCGTCGTTTCAGTCGACCTGCACTGGGCTGGGCATTGGCAGGAGCTCTGGTTATGACATTGACCCTGAACCTGCGGCAGCAGATAGAACCGCCTGTCCCCGTGGTCACAACTCAGGTCGCCGAGCAGGAGGTGCTGGATCAGTTTGAACTTCTGCAGAATCTCGATCTGCTGGAAAACCTCGATCTGCTGCAACAACTCGCCAGCCAGGGGTAA
- a CDS encoding RNA polymerase sigma factor, with protein sequence MDAGTEKILLAQLQAGDESSFEALVNANSARLIGMAWRMVGNREDAEDLAQEAFIRLHKNIAKFRGESSLSTWLYQILSRLAIDHLRRQKLKQKIFFLRNTEDDQDPLEQAADPGANPGEIYLAGEAGRTMTKAMDKLPARQRMVFILRHHEGMPLKEIASVLELEVGTVKAHLHRAIHFLRNELKDLQGGLS encoded by the coding sequence ATGGATGCAGGTACCGAAAAAATTCTTTTGGCTCAGCTTCAGGCTGGAGATGAGAGCAGCTTCGAGGCGCTGGTCAACGCTAATTCAGCCCGCCTGATCGGGATGGCCTGGCGTATGGTCGGTAACCGCGAAGATGCCGAAGATCTGGCTCAGGAAGCTTTTATCCGGCTGCATAAGAATATTGCGAAGTTTCGTGGAGAGAGCAGCCTGTCGACCTGGCTGTACCAGATCCTCAGTCGTCTGGCGATTGATCATCTACGGCGGCAGAAGCTGAAGCAGAAGATTTTTTTCTTGCGCAACACTGAGGATGATCAGGATCCGTTGGAGCAGGCGGCCGATCCGGGTGCGAATCCGGGGGAAATCTACCTGGCCGGGGAGGCGGGACGAACAATGACCAAGGCGATGGATAAACTTCCGGCGCGACAGCGGATGGTTTTTATCCTGCGGCATCATGAAGGGATGCCGCTCAAGGAGATCGCCAGCGTCCTTGAGCTTGAAGTCGGGACGGTTAAGGCCCATCTTCACCGCGCCATCCATTTTTTGCGGAACGAGTTAAAAGACCTGCAAGGAGGTCTATCATGA
- a CDS encoding RT0821/Lpp0805 family surface protein, which translates to MNRAFIWTLLVLLILTGCAPGVGPKEQGGVLLGAGTGALLGSHLGRGHGSMVAVAIGTLAGAMIGQELGHSLDQADRLAMNQNLQEGLEHNHSQETNSWNNPDNKHCGSLTPIKTFRTAKNDYCREYLQTVVIGGQESRAYGTACRTADGSWKIVK; encoded by the coding sequence ATGAATAGAGCTTTCATCTGGACCCTGCTGGTCCTTCTGATTCTGACGGGCTGTGCCCCCGGAGTCGGGCCCAAAGAACAGGGGGGAGTCTTGTTAGGGGCAGGGACGGGTGCCTTGTTGGGCTCTCATCTCGGACGCGGTCATGGCAGCATGGTTGCAGTGGCGATCGGCACACTGGCCGGGGCCATGATTGGTCAGGAGTTGGGACATTCACTCGACCAGGCAGACAGACTGGCGATGAATCAAAACTTGCAGGAAGGGTTGGAACACAATCATAGCCAGGAAACAAACAGCTGGAATAACCCGGACAACAAACACTGCGGAAGCCTGACGCCGATAAAAACCTTCCGGACCGCCAAAAATGATTATTGCCGCGAATACCTGCAAACGGTGGTCATCGGTGGTCAAGAAAGCCGCGCCTATGGCACCGCCTGTCGTACCGCTGATGGCAGCTGGAAGATCGTAAAATGA
- a CDS encoding NAD(P)/FAD-dependent oxidoreductase, whose translation MRTYDVIIIGGGPAGIFAAGFAAQQGQNVLLIDKNRRCGAKVLITGKGRCNVTHAEEDPRRFVEAFGRNGKAFLTALYAFGVRDLVSFFEERGLPLREERGGRIFPAEGDAASVQKVLEGFLQETGVELLTSCRVEKFTFDNGEISSVLTPKGEFSATAYVVATGGLSYPETGCTGDGYTWAEQSGHHLIPPEPALVPLVLDVDWTAEVNNFNLKNVQVQVVQQGKVLAERFGEAFFTREGIGGPIILDLSAVVRDALKQGVVSLSLDLKPALDSETFDRRLQREFAENANRNFANSLDGLLPKALIPIFLRLSTIDPQKKCHSISREERLQLLGLFKNLELPVSGVGGYKKAIVTSGGVSLKDIDMRSMRSKKIANLYFAGEMIDLDGPTGGFNLQVCWSTGYLAGISAAKRE comes from the coding sequence ATGAGAACGTATGATGTCATCATTATTGGTGGTGGCCCTGCAGGTATTTTTGCCGCCGGGTTTGCTGCGCAGCAGGGGCAAAATGTTTTACTGATCGACAAAAACCGGCGCTGTGGAGCCAAGGTACTGATCACCGGCAAAGGACGCTGTAATGTGACGCATGCCGAGGAGGATCCGCGTCGGTTTGTGGAAGCCTTTGGCCGTAACGGCAAGGCGTTTCTGACCGCCCTTTACGCCTTTGGAGTAAGGGATCTAGTCAGCTTTTTTGAAGAGCGCGGGTTACCGCTGAGGGAGGAGCGCGGAGGGCGCATCTTTCCTGCAGAGGGGGACGCGGCATCGGTGCAGAAGGTTCTTGAAGGATTTCTGCAGGAGACCGGTGTTGAACTGTTGACCTCTTGCCGGGTCGAAAAATTCACGTTTGACAATGGGGAGATCTCTTCGGTCCTGACGCCAAAGGGGGAATTCTCCGCCACCGCATACGTGGTCGCAACCGGTGGGCTCTCCTATCCCGAGACCGGTTGTACCGGTGACGGTTACACTTGGGCCGAACAAAGCGGTCATCACTTGATTCCGCCGGAACCGGCGCTGGTTCCGCTTGTTTTGGATGTTGACTGGACCGCTGAAGTCAATAATTTCAATTTAAAGAACGTACAAGTTCAGGTTGTCCAGCAAGGCAAAGTGCTGGCCGAGCGTTTCGGCGAGGCTTTTTTTACCCGTGAGGGGATCGGTGGCCCGATCATCCTTGACCTCAGCGCTGTCGTACGCGATGCGCTCAAACAGGGGGTGGTCAGCCTCTCCCTCGATCTGAAGCCGGCGCTGGACAGCGAGACCTTCGATCGGCGCTTGCAGCGTGAATTCGCCGAGAATGCCAATCGAAACTTCGCAAACTCCCTCGACGGCCTGCTGCCGAAGGCCTTGATCCCGATCTTTCTGCGACTTTCAACTATTGATCCGCAAAAAAAGTGCCATTCGATTTCGCGCGAGGAACGCCTGCAACTGCTCGGACTCTTCAAGAATCTGGAGCTTCCGGTCAGTGGGGTTGGTGGCTACAAGAAAGCGATTGTTACTTCCGGAGGTGTTTCGCTGAAGGATATCGATATGCGCAGCATGCGCTCGAAAAAGATTGCTAACCTTTATTTTGCCGGTGAAATGATCGATCTGGATGGCCCGACTGGTGGTTTTAATCTGCAGGTTTGCTGGTCAACCGGCTACCTGGCCGGGATCAGTGCGGCGAAGCGGGAATAA
- a CDS encoding cytochrome c3 family protein, with product MKKFIVLLIVGCITATVMGAMAADGPAEIKLSSKMGDVTFSHAKHQSKIAECTECHHKGLETPKCTSCHGVKAGIPDAKKVFHAQCKGCHAKSGGPTKCKDCHVK from the coding sequence ATGAAAAAGTTTATCGTATTGCTCATCGTTGGGTGTATCACGGCAACTGTCATGGGAGCTATGGCGGCCGATGGTCCGGCAGAAATAAAGTTGAGTAGCAAGATGGGAGACGTAACCTTCTCCCATGCAAAGCACCAGTCCAAAATTGCAGAATGCACCGAGTGCCATCACAAAGGACTAGAAACGCCGAAATGTACCAGCTGTCACGGCGTCAAAGCGGGGATTCCCGATGCAAAAAAAGTTTTTCACGCACAATGTAAGGGTTGTCATGCAAAATCTGGCGGACCGACCAAATGCAAAGATTGCCACGTGAAATAA
- a CDS encoding ATP-binding protein → MHLKLASKYTCFSCGVLIITMLVFTFFHITKLKRTFLDEAVYEADTLNEILQRTTYHQMLNDDREQLQQVIDEAGQIKRIERIRIFGREGVIRFSTDHHEIGTALNNKAAGCAFCHLNEKTTLLDTTAENRSRTFIDATGKNVLGMTKGIYNEESCYTAACHFHKSGEKKLGVLDVVVSLDQMSSMTLDHYADMFISASLLLLVLSIFQYFFIKKYVSNPLNKLLEDTYQLGQGNLDARIDSWPQNEFGTLCLSFNQMAQNLAQSRNELREWGNTLERKVSDRTEEIKAMQAQLVQAAKLASLGELVAGIAHEINNPLSGILMFSSLAIKSPDLSPQVKENLEVIVSETRRCAKIVSALLEFSRESIPEKQPCSINQILNETLKLVSKQELFHNIKVKSQFLDSLPDICADSAQVQQVFFNMMINAGQAMEGRGVLQLSTELGGGNQSIIIKIIDNGVGISKEHLDKIFDPFFSTKGEKGFGLGLSISYGIIKNHGGEIQVQSQIDEGTKFTITLPLQREDVSSATRSCRTISEDGEHTEQD, encoded by the coding sequence ATGCACCTTAAACTGGCTAGCAAGTACACCTGCTTTTCCTGCGGTGTCCTGATCATAACCATGCTCGTTTTTACCTTTTTTCATATCACCAAACTGAAGAGAACCTTTTTAGACGAGGCCGTTTACGAAGCGGATACCCTGAACGAGATATTGCAGCGGACCACTTATCATCAGATGCTGAACGATGATCGTGAACAGCTTCAACAAGTCATTGATGAAGCAGGCCAAATCAAACGGATCGAGAGAATTCGTATTTTCGGCCGTGAAGGAGTAATCCGTTTCTCCACCGATCACCATGAAATCGGCACTGCTCTCAACAATAAAGCCGCCGGCTGCGCCTTCTGTCATTTGAATGAAAAAACAACCTTGCTCGACACGACAGCCGAAAACCGCAGCCGGACTTTTATCGATGCCACCGGAAAAAACGTGTTGGGGATGACAAAAGGGATATATAACGAAGAAAGTTGCTATACCGCTGCGTGTCATTTCCATAAGTCAGGGGAAAAGAAACTCGGGGTACTCGACGTTGTCGTCTCACTCGACCAGATGAGCAGCATGACTCTGGATCATTATGCAGATATGTTCATATCTGCGTCCTTGTTGTTACTGGTTCTATCCATTTTTCAATATTTTTTCATAAAAAAATATGTTTCCAACCCACTGAACAAATTGCTTGAAGATACATATCAACTGGGTCAGGGCAATCTGGATGCCAGGATCGATAGCTGGCCTCAAAATGAATTCGGAACGCTTTGCCTGTCATTCAACCAGATGGCGCAGAACCTTGCTCAGTCCAGAAATGAACTCCGTGAATGGGGGAATACCCTGGAACGTAAGGTATCAGATCGGACCGAGGAGATTAAAGCAATGCAGGCGCAATTGGTGCAGGCCGCCAAGTTGGCTTCATTGGGGGAACTGGTTGCCGGCATTGCCCACGAAATTAACAATCCTCTCAGCGGGATTCTGATGTTTTCCTCACTGGCCATAAAATCTCCTGACCTATCACCACAAGTCAAAGAGAACCTGGAAGTGATTGTTTCAGAAACCAGGCGTTGTGCAAAAATTGTTAGCGCACTGCTCGAGTTCTCCCGAGAATCGATCCCCGAGAAACAACCCTGCTCCATTAACCAGATTCTCAACGAAACGCTGAAGCTGGTTTCCAAGCAGGAGTTATTCCATAACATTAAGGTAAAAAGTCAGTTTTTAGATTCTTTGCCGGACATTTGCGCCGATTCTGCTCAGGTGCAGCAAGTATTTTTTAATATGATGATCAATGCTGGCCAGGCGATGGAAGGGCGAGGAGTTTTGCAGCTGTCAACTGAGCTGGGCGGAGGGAACCAGTCGATAATCATCAAAATAATCGATAATGGGGTCGGCATCAGTAAGGAACATCTGGATAAAATCTTTGATCCATTCTTTTCAACCAAGGGCGAGAAGGGCTTCGGCCTCGGCCTGTCAATTTCCTACGGAATCATCAAAAATCATGGTGGAGAAATTCAGGTGCAGAGCCAAATTGATGAAGGGACCAAATTTACGATTACCTTACCCCTCCAGCGGGAAGATGTCTCCTCTGCAACAAGAAGTTGCCGTACTATTTCAGAAGATGGCGAGCATACTGAACAGGACTAA
- a CDS encoding sigma-54-dependent transcriptional regulator, translated as MDKPSKVLVIDDEAVIREGLRQALSLEGFQVDLASNGKSGLEKLQKDEFDIVITDLKMPFIQGIEVLKAVQILQPAVPVIIITGYATVDSAVEAMKNGAFDYLTKPFEADQIVLKVKAAEKHRAFILASLPQSVEQIVPPTCGSMVGSSKSMQKVFQRLIQVAPTNSTVLIHGESGTGKELVARAIHNNSLRKVQPFVAVDCNSLSENLLESELFGHVKGSFTGAIHAKPGLFTVASGGSLFLDEISNLSMTTQSKLLRVLQQREVTPIGDIKATSIDIRLIAATNKSLEAMVEKGTFRDDLYFRLNIIPIDLPPLRERQGDVATLINHFIRKFSEEIGKEVKGITPEAQVALEHYSFPGNVRELENIIERAVVLAQGEKISRSDLELPVDGNGFEDIHLTPLNTEELKEKKQLARERAVEPVEKAFVFAALERNNWSVTKAAEETGMLRPNFQALLKKFGISVRKHRAS; from the coding sequence ATGGACAAGCCGAGTAAAGTCTTAGTTATTGATGATGAAGCTGTTATTCGCGAAGGCCTTCGTCAGGCACTTTCTCTGGAGGGGTTTCAAGTCGATCTTGCCTCAAACGGGAAATCCGGCTTGGAAAAGCTGCAGAAAGACGAATTTGATATCGTCATTACCGATTTGAAAATGCCGTTCATCCAGGGCATTGAAGTTTTAAAAGCCGTTCAGATTCTACAGCCCGCCGTACCTGTTATTATAATTACCGGTTACGCAACAGTTGATTCCGCCGTTGAGGCGATGAAAAACGGGGCCTTTGATTATCTGACCAAACCTTTCGAGGCGGACCAGATCGTTCTAAAAGTCAAAGCCGCAGAAAAGCACCGGGCGTTTATTTTGGCGTCGCTTCCGCAGAGTGTAGAACAGATTGTACCCCCCACCTGTGGAAGCATGGTTGGTTCCAGCAAGTCGATGCAGAAGGTTTTTCAACGCTTGATACAGGTTGCCCCGACCAACAGCACGGTGCTCATCCACGGCGAGAGCGGAACCGGAAAGGAACTGGTGGCACGGGCTATTCACAATAACAGTTTACGCAAAGTTCAGCCCTTTGTTGCCGTCGATTGCAACTCCCTTTCGGAAAATTTACTTGAAAGTGAATTGTTCGGCCATGTCAAAGGTTCCTTCACCGGGGCCATTCACGCCAAGCCCGGTCTCTTTACCGTTGCCAGTGGCGGTAGTCTGTTTCTTGACGAAATTTCCAATCTCAGCATGACCACTCAGTCAAAACTGTTGCGGGTACTGCAGCAACGCGAAGTCACTCCGATCGGGGATATCAAGGCAACCAGCATCGACATCCGGCTGATCGCGGCAACCAACAAAAGCCTTGAAGCCATGGTCGAGAAAGGGACATTCCGCGATGATCTCTATTTTCGGCTTAACATCATCCCGATTGACCTTCCTCCGCTCAGAGAACGGCAAGGGGATGTTGCGACGCTGATTAATCACTTCATCCGAAAGTTTTCTGAGGAAATCGGCAAGGAAGTCAAAGGGATTACCCCCGAGGCACAGGTTGCCCTGGAGCACTATAGCTTCCCGGGTAATGTCCGTGAGCTGGAAAACATTATTGAAAGGGCGGTTGTCCTCGCTCAGGGCGAGAAAATCTCCAGAAGTGATCTTGAGCTACCGGTCGACGGGAATGGTTTTGAAGATATACATCTCACTCCACTGAATACTGAAGAGTTAAAAGAGAAGAAGCAGTTGGCCCGGGAGCGGGCAGTTGAGCCGGTTGAAAAGGCGTTTGTGTTTGCCGCGCTCGAAAGAAATAATTGGAGTGTCACCAAAGCTGCAGAGGAGACTGGCATGTTGCGTCCCAACTTTCAGGCCCTGCTGAAAAAGTTTGGTATTTCGGTTAGAAAACACAGGGCCTCTTAA
- a CDS encoding cytochrome c3 family protein — protein sequence MFVASGWQVMGVFLLAMSLPFAENSFGMDAPDTIVIDILSKYYEPVEFNHQLHVDIAEDCSVCHHHTTGTGTVNPYCAKCHAQKQEMATVACVDCHAAETFSSEAIHRQSQMDLFHIDVNGLKGAYHQNCRGCHQEKDGPTGCQTCHIRTLAGDEFYHSGTFAPPPQPQGE from the coding sequence ATGTTTGTTGCTTCGGGTTGGCAGGTGATGGGTGTTTTTCTCTTAGCGATGTCTTTGCCATTTGCCGAGAACAGCTTTGGCATGGATGCTCCTGATACCATCGTTATCGATATTTTATCCAAGTACTACGAGCCGGTCGAATTCAACCATCAATTACACGTCGATATCGCCGAGGATTGCTCGGTTTGCCATCATCACACCACCGGGACCGGGACAGTAAATCCTTACTGTGCAAAGTGTCACGCTCAAAAGCAAGAGATGGCGACTGTAGCTTGTGTGGACTGTCACGCCGCTGAGACGTTCTCCTCCGAGGCGATCCATCGCCAGAGCCAAATGGATCTATTCCATATCGATGTAAACGGGTTAAAGGGGGCCTATCACCAAAATTGCCGGGGTTGTCATCAGGAGAAGGATGGGCCGACCGGTTGTCAGACTTGCCATATCAGAACCCTGGCAGGGGATGAATTTTATCATTCTGGAACTTTTGCGCCCCCCCCCCAACCCCAGGGTGAATGA
- a CDS encoding 4Fe-4S dicluster domain-containing protein: MSKVSRRRFLAGGLASGAAVLLAPAKKVLAAGSFSGYPDGMGVLVDLTRCLGCRSCEAACNKEQNLPLPDLPFDDLSVFDQTFHGGTQKRRPTEKAYTVVNRYEPPELPKPVYRKVQCNHCNEPACLTSCFVNAYTKTPEGAVIYDKSVCVGCRNCMIACPFNVPAYSYSEVLDPVIKKCIFCYDTRLKFGKPPACVEICPSQALTFGKRKDLLLIARLRIKRSPETYQPEIYGEKEVGGTSWLYLSAVPFNELGFDTNLQKEPIINNVKGFLGMVPMVLAIWPALFTGFHLLATKHKDQGHEESHGKEGKQ, translated from the coding sequence ATGAGTAAAGTAAGTCGCAGAAGATTTTTAGCTGGCGGTTTGGCAAGCGGGGCAGCAGTGCTGTTGGCTCCGGCCAAAAAAGTACTGGCCGCCGGTTCTTTCTCAGGATACCCGGATGGAATGGGGGTATTAGTTGATCTGACCAGGTGCCTCGGTTGTCGCAGCTGCGAGGCCGCTTGCAACAAGGAGCAGAATCTACCGCTCCCCGACCTTCCGTTTGATGACCTGTCGGTTTTCGATCAAACTTTCCACGGAGGCACCCAGAAACGTCGCCCGACGGAAAAGGCATACACGGTGGTCAATCGCTATGAGCCGCCGGAGTTGCCCAAACCGGTTTACCGCAAGGTTCAGTGCAATCATTGCAACGAGCCTGCGTGCCTGACCTCCTGTTTTGTCAACGCTTACACCAAGACTCCGGAAGGCGCCGTCATTTATGACAAGAGTGTCTGCGTCGGATGTCGTAACTGCATGATTGCCTGCCCGTTTAACGTTCCAGCTTACAGCTACTCCGAGGTTCTCGATCCGGTGATCAAGAAGTGCATCTTCTGCTACGACACGCGCCTTAAGTTTGGCAAACCGCCGGCATGTGTCGAGATTTGCCCCTCTCAGGCCCTGACCTTCGGCAAGCGTAAAGATCTGCTATTAATTGCCCGGTTGCGGATCAAGAGATCTCCCGAGACCTACCAGCCTGAGATTTACGGCGAGAAGGAGGTCGGAGGGACCAGCTGGTTGTATCTCTCTGCAGTCCCTTTCAATGAACTTGGCTTCGATACCAATTTGCAGAAAGAGCCGATCATCAACAATGTCAAGGGCTTCCTCGGCATGGTACCGATGGTCCTGGCAATCTGGCCCGCTCTATTTACCGGATTCCATCTCTTGGCGACCAAGCACAAAGATCAGGGGCATGAAGAGAGTCACGGAAAGGAGGGGAAACAATGA